From Gammaproteobacteria bacterium, a single genomic window includes:
- a CDS encoding transglycosylase SLT domain-containing protein, which yields MLRLKFLISGVLIGAVTGCSQHSLTSIKTSNLLHESTQEVASSTKTSPWRGEISEIEQCDIDLAVVEEVNVSIESPVTLPLSSLWQRMRSGFVLSDYEHPEVQKTIQWFTERPLHMTRLVKQGEPYLYYIVDEIEKRNMPLEIALLPAIESAYQPLAKSHLSAAGLWQFMPATARHYGLKINWWYDERRDVQASTQAALNYLEKLHGIFNGDWLLALAAYNAGQGNVRRALKKNIRMGKKTDFWALDLPTETKRYIPKLLALSQIVLNPEQYNIKLKEINNTPFFSDVKIRGQIDLTLVARLSEIPLEQVRRLNPAFERWATSPGSVHNLLLPVDKIEKFKEKLAAIPKEQHVSWVQYKIRSGETLGHIAQKYQISASLLRQVNHLKGSKIRAGKMLMVPMVAQAERVDQKGKKALSEKHKTKHKVVHIVSLGDTLWDLAKAYNVSINKIVGWNKLSEQSILRLGQQVIVWLKPS from the coding sequence ATGTTGCGTTTAAAATTTTTAATAAGTGGTGTGTTGATTGGTGCTGTTACGGGGTGTAGTCAACACTCCCTAACTTCGATTAAAACATCGAATTTGTTGCATGAATCCACCCAAGAAGTAGCCTCTTCAACAAAAACTTCACCTTGGAGGGGTGAAATATCTGAAATTGAGCAGTGTGACATTGATCTTGCAGTTGTAGAAGAGGTGAATGTTTCCATTGAGTCACCTGTTACTCTACCACTGTCAAGCCTTTGGCAGCGCATGCGTTCAGGATTTGTTTTATCGGATTACGAACACCCTGAAGTTCAGAAAACTATTCAATGGTTTACTGAGCGTCCATTACATATGACGCGCCTGGTAAAGCAGGGCGAGCCTTATCTTTATTATATTGTTGACGAGATCGAAAAACGTAATATGCCACTTGAAATTGCTTTGCTTCCTGCGATTGAAAGTGCTTATCAGCCCTTAGCCAAATCTCACCTTTCAGCGGCTGGATTATGGCAGTTTATGCCTGCAACGGCACGCCACTACGGTCTGAAAATTAACTGGTGGTATGATGAGCGGCGTGATGTTCAGGCCTCAACGCAAGCAGCACTCAACTATCTCGAAAAGCTGCACGGAATTTTTAATGGTGATTGGTTGCTGGCTTTGGCGGCCTACAATGCGGGGCAGGGAAATGTGCGCAGGGCACTGAAAAAAAATATTCGCATGGGGAAAAAAACCGATTTTTGGGCGCTTGATTTACCCACCGAAACAAAAAGATATATACCCAAACTATTAGCACTAAGCCAGATTGTTTTGAACCCCGAACAATACAATATCAAACTGAAAGAGATCAATAACACCCCATTTTTTTCTGATGTTAAAATACGAGGCCAAATTGATCTTACCTTGGTAGCTAGGCTGTCCGAAATACCGCTTGAACAAGTCCGCCGTTTAAATCCGGCATTTGAACGGTGGGCGACAAGCCCTGGCAGTGTGCATAATTTACTTTTACCCGTTGATAAAATTGAAAAATTTAAAGAAAAGCTTGCAGCCATACCAAAAGAACAGCATGTCAGTTGGGTGCAATATAAAATTCGTTCGGGTGAAACTTTGGGGCATATCGCTCAGAAATATCAGATAAGTGCTTCATTATTACGTCAAGTGAATCATCTTAAAGGTAGTAAAATTCGCGCAGGAAAAATGTTAATGGTACCAATGGTCGCTCAGGCTGAGCGTGTTGATCAAAAAGGTAAAAAGGCATTGAGTGAAAAGCACAAGACTAAGCACAAAGTCGTTCATATTGTGAGCCTAGGTGATACGTTATGGGACTTGGCGAAAGCTTATAATGTGAGCATTAATAAAATTGTAGGCTGGAATAAACTCTCGGAGCAAAGCATATTACGTCTTGGGCAACAGGTGATTGTTTGGCTTAAGCCTAGCTGA
- a CDS encoding DUF3426 domain-containing protein — translation MFTQCQCCGFRFEVDIVQLRATYGLVNCGQCGKEFNAADGLYDEAISTSKMNTEDFQVNDSIHSRIDHVLNDELILLSEESEPEWGNIPVPNEEKRYVDEVSHMKTVLNEENNSSPQHAVVLKSVVHQFVPSSSSIENYQTKNEENVKEVELLLDNLIEEGGVEQVSKLKKQEVFTGNYQTKNEENIKEVELLLDNLIEEEGEQVSELEIKEIFTENYQTKNEESVKEVELLLDSLIEEKGVDQVSELEVLESLLEAQNENVKKFSSLDTSESFLDKQSENGSEDVEKLSARSDSNTVTWSVAILTMIALLAFQYTYSARNQLAEHNGLRAPLETMCSVLGCRIPFKKSVNEIQLIYKSVQEHANIKDALVVSATYVNKASFVQSYPILELVFFNMEQHIVMKRQFYPYEYLLDKNNIEEGISPDVSIQALLEIVDPGRDVVNFEFNFL, via the coding sequence ATGTTTACTCAATGTCAATGCTGTGGCTTTCGATTTGAAGTCGATATTGTTCAGTTGAGGGCGACATACGGTCTGGTGAACTGTGGTCAATGCGGTAAAGAGTTTAATGCTGCTGATGGATTGTATGACGAAGCCATATCAACTTCTAAAATGAATACAGAAGATTTTCAAGTAAATGATAGCATTCACTCGCGGATTGATCATGTTCTAAATGATGAGCTTATTCTTTTATCTGAAGAGAGTGAGCCTGAGTGGGGTAATATTCCAGTGCCAAATGAAGAAAAAAGGTATGTTGACGAAGTAAGTCATATGAAAACCGTTCTTAACGAAGAAAATAATAGCTCACCACAACATGCTGTTGTGCTTAAAAGTGTAGTACATCAATTTGTACCCTCAAGTTCCTCTATTGAAAACTATCAAACAAAAAATGAAGAGAATGTTAAAGAGGTCGAATTATTGCTGGATAATTTGATTGAAGAAGGGGGCGTTGAGCAGGTTTCAAAATTGAAAAAACAAGAGGTTTTCACTGGAAATTATCAAACAAAAAATGAAGAAAATATTAAAGAAGTTGAATTATTACTGGATAATTTGATTGAAGAGGAGGGTGAGCAGGTTTCAGAGTTGGAAATAAAAGAAATTTTCACTGAAAATTATCAAACAAAAAATGAAGAGAGTGTTAAAGAAGTTGAATTATTGCTGGATAGTTTGATTGAAGAAAAGGGTGTTGATCAAGTTTCAGAGTTGGAAGTGCTGGAATCTCTTCTTGAAGCGCAGAATGAAAATGTAAAAAAATTTTCCTCGTTAGATACTTCGGAGTCCTTTCTGGACAAACAGAGTGAGAATGGGAGCGAAGATGTAGAAAAACTTTCAGCTCGCTCTGATTCAAACACTGTGACATGGAGTGTCGCTATTTTAACTATGATTGCTCTTCTGGCTTTTCAGTACACTTACTCTGCACGTAATCAGTTAGCAGAACACAATGGCTTGAGAGCGCCGCTGGAAACAATGTGCTCAGTATTAGGGTGTCGAATTCCTTTTAAAAAATCGGTGAATGAGATTCAGCTGATATATAAAAGTGTACAAGAGCATGCCAATATTAAAGATGCTTTGGTCGTCAGTGCAACCTATGTTAATAAGGCCTCTTTTGTTCAGTCTTATCCAATACTGGAACTTGTGTTTTTTAATATGGAGCAACACATTGTTATGAAACGTCAATTTTATCCCTATGAATATTTGCTGGATAAAAATAATATTGAGGAGGGTATATCGCCTGATGTCTCTATTCAGGCACTTCTGGAAATTGTAGATCCAGGTCGGGATGTAGTTAACTTTGAGTTTAATTTTCTGTAA
- a CDS encoding S-methyl-5'-thioinosine phosphorylase, with product MSELAIIGGTGLTKLSNLEIIRHEMVNTPFGEPSAPFVHGRLCDKDVVFLARHGSGHTIPPHKINYRANLWALQEIGVKQIIAVAAVGGISNHATPGRIIIPDQIIDYTYSRNHTFFEDQLSHVTHIDFTHPYNTALRRLLIQECETLGNNAYLDGVYAATQGPRLETAAEIKRLENDGCTIVGMTGMPEAALARELELKYAACTVVANPAAGKGDENISMADIERVLLTGMEDVRKLLERVIPIV from the coding sequence ATGTCTGAATTAGCAATTATTGGCGGTACAGGGCTCACAAAGCTCAGTAATCTGGAGATTATTCGCCATGAGATGGTCAATACACCTTTTGGTGAACCCTCTGCTCCGTTTGTTCATGGTCGCTTGTGTGATAAAGATGTGGTTTTTTTAGCACGACACGGCAGTGGCCATACTATTCCACCTCACAAGATCAACTACCGCGCCAACCTGTGGGCACTTCAAGAAATTGGTGTAAAACAGATTATTGCCGTGGCTGCTGTTGGCGGCATCAGTAATCATGCAACTCCCGGCAGAATTATTATTCCTGACCAAATTATTGATTACACCTATTCACGTAACCACACCTTCTTTGAAGATCAACTTTCACATGTAACACACATTGACTTCACTCACCCTTACAACACCGCACTGCGTCGTTTACTCATTCAAGAGTGCGAAACGCTTGGTAATAATGCGTACCTTGATGGTGTTTACGCTGCAACCCAAGGCCCTCGCCTGGAAACTGCTGCGGAAATAAAACGCCTGGAAAATGATGGCTGCACTATTGTCGGTATGACGGGAATGCCAGAAGCCGCACTCGCTCGAGAGCTTGAGCTGAAATATGCCGCGTGTACCGTTGTTGCGAATCCAGCAGCAGGCAAAGGTGATGAAAATATATCCATGGCTGATATCGAACGAGTGCTGCTTACAGGAATGGAAGATGTTCGAAAATTATTAGAGCGAGTTATTCCTATCGTTTAA
- the ntrC gene encoding nitrogen regulation protein NR(I) — MVAKIVRQVWIVDDDDSIRWVLERALGGAGFSVRCFENAESVLDQLMLSQPDAIFSDIRMPGMDGLTLLSKLSEQYPDLPVIIMTAHSDLDSAVSTYQKGAFEYLPKPFDIDDAIELAERAVNQRRKKTSTKKELPDSVTPEIIGEAPAMQEVFRVIGRLARSHVTVLITGDSGTGKELVARALHRHSPRSSKPLIALNTAAIPRDLLESELFGHERGAFTGAQNQRQGRFEQADGGTLFLDEIGDMPAELQTRLLRVLADGEFYRVGGHTPVKVDVRIIAATHQNLEQRVNDGRFREDLFHRLNVIRIQIPHLCQRQEDIPQLARFFLKKNATELSVETKILDNSVEKFLNDFDWPGNVRQLENTCRWLTVMTPGEVIHIDDLPVELRETQQAVCGKQSSWEGELRAWVEHGLKSGQTGLINEAVPALERIMLEVTLQYTRGRRQEAAKLLGWGRNTLTRKIKELGLEE; from the coding sequence ATGGTGGCTAAAATAGTACGCCAGGTTTGGATCGTTGATGACGATGACTCTATTCGCTGGGTTTTGGAGCGTGCATTGGGTGGTGCTGGTTTTTCTGTCCGCTGCTTTGAAAATGCTGAGAGCGTGCTTGATCAGTTGATGTTATCGCAACCCGATGCCATTTTTTCTGATATCCGAATGCCTGGCATGGATGGTTTGACGTTATTGAGTAAGCTCAGTGAGCAATACCCTGACTTGCCCGTGATTATTATGACGGCTCACTCGGATCTGGACAGTGCCGTATCGACGTATCAAAAAGGGGCTTTTGAGTATCTGCCCAAACCGTTTGATATTGATGATGCGATAGAACTGGCTGAGCGAGCCGTGAATCAGCGGCGAAAAAAAACCAGCACAAAAAAAGAGTTACCAGACTCTGTAACGCCTGAAATCATTGGCGAAGCTCCAGCGATGCAGGAGGTTTTTCGGGTCATCGGTCGTTTGGCGCGTTCTCATGTGACGGTTCTGATTACAGGCGATTCAGGAACAGGTAAAGAGCTGGTGGCTCGTGCATTGCACCGCCATAGTCCACGGTCAAGCAAGCCTTTGATTGCATTAAATACAGCCGCCATCCCGCGTGATTTATTAGAGTCAGAGCTGTTTGGTCATGAACGAGGGGCGTTTACCGGCGCACAAAACCAACGTCAAGGGCGTTTTGAACAGGCCGATGGTGGTACGCTATTTCTTGATGAAATTGGTGATATGCCCGCTGAGTTACAAACACGCCTGTTACGTGTATTGGCTGATGGCGAGTTTTATCGCGTGGGAGGGCATACGCCTGTTAAGGTGGATGTGCGTATTATTGCTGCAACGCATCAAAATCTGGAACAACGTGTAAATGATGGGCGTTTTCGTGAAGATCTTTTTCATCGCTTGAATGTGATTCGTATTCAAATTCCACACTTGTGTCAACGTCAGGAAGATATCCCTCAGTTGGCTCGTTTTTTCCTTAAAAAGAATGCAACCGAGCTTAGTGTTGAAACAAAAATATTAGACAATAGCGTAGAAAAATTTTTGAATGATTTTGACTGGCCAGGTAATGTTCGTCAGCTTGAAAATACGTGCCGCTGGCTGACCGTAATGACACCAGGTGAAGTGATTCATATAGATGATCTGCCTGTTGAGTTACGTGAGACTCAACAAGCCGTTTGTGGCAAACAGTCATCTTGGGAAGGTGAGTTGCGTGCTTGGGTCGAGCATGGCTTGAAATCGGGGCAAACAGGTTTAATCAATGAGGCAGTACCCGCACTTGAACGTATTATGTTAGAAGTAACACTGCAATATACTCGGGGTCGTCGACAAGAAGCAGCAAAGTTGCTAGGTTGGGGGCGCAACACCTTAACTCGAAAAATCAAAGAGCTAGGCTTGGAGGAGTGA
- a CDS encoding phosphoribosylaminoimidazolesuccinocarboxamide synthase: MKIEKELYAGKAKSVFTTDDPDLLVLNFRDDTSAFDGEKIESLSRKGAVNNQLTAFIMQNLEEAGIKTHHEKLLSANKSVVKNLEMFPIECVVRNIAAGSICKRLGVKEGLTLTPPTFEFFLKNDALHDPMINEYHIRSFGWAKDEHIEKMKSLTFQINDVLTKLFRNIGLLLVDYKLEFGLFKGEVILGDEFTPDGCRLWDIKTRKKFDKDRFRQGLGSVVEAYEEVATRLGVKLIK, translated from the coding sequence ATGAAAATTGAAAAAGAACTTTATGCTGGCAAAGCCAAGTCCGTATTCACGACGGATGACCCGGATTTACTGGTACTGAACTTTCGTGATGACACCTCTGCTTTTGATGGCGAAAAAATAGAGAGCCTTTCTCGAAAAGGTGCTGTCAACAATCAGTTGACTGCCTTTATTATGCAAAATCTCGAAGAGGCAGGCATCAAAACTCATCATGAAAAACTACTTTCAGCTAATAAATCGGTTGTTAAAAACCTTGAAATGTTTCCAATTGAGTGTGTCGTGCGCAATATTGCTGCGGGCAGTATTTGCAAGCGCCTGGGTGTGAAAGAGGGTTTGACACTCACCCCCCCTACATTTGAATTTTTTCTTAAAAATGATGCACTGCATGACCCGATGATCAATGAGTACCACATTCGTTCATTTGGCTGGGCCAAAGATGAGCATATTGAAAAAATGAAAAGCCTCACCTTTCAAATCAACGATGTTCTCACTAAACTTTTTCGAAATATTGGTCTACTATTGGTTGACTATAAACTGGAGTTTGGTCTGTTCAAGGGAGAGGTCATATTAGGTGATGAATTCACACCTGACGGCTGCCGCCTATGGGATATTAAAACCCGTAAAAAGTTTGATAAAGACCGCTTTCGCCAAGGATTAGGCAGTGTGGTTGAAGCTTATGAAGAAGTTGCGACTCGTTTAGGCGTTAAACTCATAAAATAG
- the gloB gene encoding hydroxyacylglutathione hydrolase, translating to MHLNVQFADNYIWLVRYSESDPNNVVIVDPGEADPVIEKLQSLSLKPVAIFITHGHHDHVGGILKLRSLYDIPVYGSSIENIFELSHSVVDGDVINLPRSEYSFKVLDVPGHTAGHVAYYGHGELFCGDTLFGAGCGRVFNSTSEKLYYSLQKIAALPGSTSIYCAHEYTRQNLHFAAKIEPHNAAIQTRLQNARRAEVEGQPTIPSTLLLEKATNPFLRCHIPEVIVAAENFAGKHLNTAREVFVVLRFWKDTQ from the coding sequence ATGCACCTCAATGTTCAATTTGCAGATAATTATATCTGGCTAGTTCGATACTCAGAGTCTGATCCGAACAATGTAGTGATTGTTGACCCTGGTGAAGCTGACCCCGTTATTGAAAAATTACAATCACTTTCACTGAAACCTGTGGCAATCTTCATTACGCATGGTCATCATGATCATGTCGGTGGTATCTTAAAGCTTCGTTCACTGTACGATATTCCTGTTTATGGCTCTTCGATTGAGAATATTTTTGAACTGAGTCACTCTGTTGTGGATGGCGATGTTATAAACTTACCCCGCAGTGAATATAGTTTTAAAGTGCTTGATGTTCCTGGGCATACGGCTGGACATGTTGCTTATTATGGTCATGGGGAGCTTTTTTGTGGGGATACTTTATTCGGTGCAGGGTGTGGTCGAGTATTTAATAGTACTTCAGAAAAACTCTATTATTCATTACAAAAAATAGCAGCACTGCCCGGTTCAACCTCTATTTATTGTGCTCATGAATATACGCGGCAAAATTTGCATTTTGCCGCAAAAATTGAACCACATAATGCCGCTATTCAAACGAGGTTACAGAATGCACGGCGGGCTGAGGTTGAAGGCCAGCCAACGATACCTTCGACTTTGCTTTTGGAAAAAGCAACGAACCCTTTTTTGCGTTGCCACATTCCTGAGGTCATTGTGGCCGCAGAAAACTTTGCAGGTAAGCACTTAAATACAGCCAGGGAGGTTTTTGTCGTCCTTCGATTTTGGAAAGACACGCAATAG
- a CDS encoding hypoxanthine-guanine phosphoribosyltransferase, producing the protein MPISPQEAHAVYQDADCLFSQKQVNSALDQMADAISAQLCDKNPLVICVMNGGLIVTGALLQRLDFPLQIDYLHATRYRDNIHGSDIEWRVKPSHTLKDRTLLLIDDILDEGHTLAAVVEACQQAGAKNIHTAVLLEKRHDRKHGINATFCGLEVEDRYVFGYGMDYKGYLRNAPGIFAVKNYV; encoded by the coding sequence ATGCCTATCTCTCCTCAAGAAGCTCACGCTGTGTATCAAGACGCAGATTGCCTGTTTTCACAAAAACAGGTCAACAGTGCGCTTGATCAAATGGCGGATGCTATTTCAGCTCAACTATGCGATAAAAATCCACTAGTGATCTGTGTAATGAATGGTGGACTGATTGTCACAGGCGCGCTACTGCAACGCCTCGACTTTCCACTGCAGATTGATTATTTGCATGCCACGCGCTATCGCGACAATATACATGGCAGTGACATTGAGTGGCGCGTTAAACCCAGCCACACACTTAAAGACCGCACCCTTCTATTGATTGACGATATTCTTGATGAAGGTCACACGTTGGCCGCTGTTGTCGAAGCTTGCCAGCAAGCGGGAGCAAAGAACATCCATACAGCAGTTCTATTAGAAAAGCGCCATGACCGTAAGCATGGCATTAACGCAACTTTTTGTGGTCTGGAAGTCGAAGATCGTTATGTCTTTGGTTATGGCATGGATTACAAAGGTTATTTACGCAACGCACCTGGTATTTTTGCAGTGAAAAATTATGTCTGA